Proteins encoded by one window of Monoglobus pectinilyticus:
- a CDS encoding alpha-amylase has protein sequence MENGVIMQYFEWYLPPDGNHWNRLKNDAKHLSDIGITAVWLPPAYKGANGIFDVGYSVYDMYDLGEFDQKGSVSTKYGTNKEYIEAVDELHKYGIDVYADIVFNQRIGADGTEIVRAIEDNPQNREQQTSGIEEIEAWTRFDFLGRNNTYSDFKLDWKCFHGVDYDERTKRSSIFLFEGKHWDENVDRELGNYDYLMGADTDFDYQPLKQSLFDWIDWYVDTANIDGFRIDAVKHIKFEFFKEWLSYIRNSKKREFFAVGEYWSKDLARLQNYLGICENAMSLFDVPLHFKFFEASASDGNMDMSKLLDGTLVSSEPTKAVTFVENHDTQEGQALQSAVLNWFKPSAYAVTLLRNEGYPCIFYGDYYGVPSHNEKPFMDILDKLLWLRKEKAFGSQNDYFDDFDVVGWTREGDDEHIGTGLAVLITDKRGGVKKMYIGKRHAGKIFYDCIGNCADTVTIDKEGYGVFEVSDGSVSVWILKNE, from the coding sequence ATGGAAAATGGCGTTATAATGCAGTATTTTGAATGGTATCTTCCGCCTGACGGAAACCATTGGAATAGATTAAAGAATGATGCAAAACATCTGTCTGACATAGGAATAACTGCCGTGTGGCTTCCTCCGGCTTATAAGGGAGCTAACGGAATATTTGATGTTGGATACAGTGTTTACGATATGTATGATTTAGGGGAGTTTGACCAAAAGGGGTCGGTTTCCACTAAGTATGGGACTAATAAGGAATATATTGAAGCTGTAGATGAGCTTCATAAATATGGTATTGATGTTTATGCGGATATAGTTTTCAATCAAAGAATAGGTGCTGACGGAACAGAGATTGTCCGGGCTATTGAGGATAACCCGCAAAACAGAGAACAGCAGACTTCAGGTATTGAAGAAATTGAAGCATGGACGAGATTCGATTTTTTAGGAAGAAATAATACATATTCGGATTTTAAATTGGATTGGAAGTGTTTTCACGGCGTAGATTATGATGAGAGAACAAAAAGAAGTTCAATATTTTTGTTTGAGGGTAAACACTGGGACGAAAATGTTGACAGAGAATTGGGTAACTATGATTATTTGATGGGGGCTGACACCGATTTTGATTATCAGCCGCTTAAACAAAGTTTATTTGATTGGATTGATTGGTATGTCGATACAGCAAATATTGACGGTTTTAGAATTGACGCAGTAAAACATATAAAATTTGAATTTTTTAAAGAGTGGCTGTCTTATATAAGAAACAGTAAAAAAAGAGAATTTTTTGCAGTTGGTGAATATTGGAGCAAGGATTTAGCCAGGCTTCAAAACTATCTCGGAATTTGTGAGAATGCTATGTCTCTGTTTGATGTTCCGCTTCATTTTAAATTTTTTGAGGCTTCAGCCAGTGACGGAAATATGGATATGTCAAAGCTTCTAGATGGAACTTTAGTGTCGTCTGAGCCGACAAAAGCTGTAACTTTTGTAGAAAATCATGATACCCAGGAGGGTCAGGCGCTCCAGTCTGCGGTTTTAAATTGGTTTAAACCTTCAGCATATGCTGTCACATTGCTGCGTAATGAAGGTTATCCCTGTATATTTTATGGAGATTATTATGGTGTTCCATCCCATAATGAAAAACCATTCATGGATATTTTGGATAAGCTTTTGTGGTTAAGAAAAGAAAAAGCTTTTGGTTCTCAAAACGACTATTTTGACGACTTTGATGTGGTTGGATGGACAAGGGAAGGCGACGACGAACATATAGGAACCGGACTTGCGGTTTTGATTACTGATAAGCGGGGCGGTGTTAAGAAAATGTATATAGGAAAAAGACATGCGGGAAAGATTTTTTATGATTGTATAGGAAATTGTGCTGATACTGTAACAATTGATAAAGAAGGTTATGGTGTTTTTGAAGTTTCTGACGGTTCCGTTTCGGTTTGGATATTAAAAAATGAATAA